The window AGCTGCAGCCCCTCGTGCTTGTTGGGGTTAGATGCCTTGATCAACTCTATATGATCCTTTTGCATAAAGACTCTAAACTTCCAGACAAGGTAGAAATTCTTACTTCATAACTCTATTATTAGTATAGGCAGGACTGATAACTCTTGTTTGGCAATAAAATTGGTCTAACCCAGCAAAACACCCTATATGCAACCTATCAATGGTAATATTGACACTAGAGAGGAACATCcgcaaaaataattaaaaaatcaaccCATTCCAGTCTCAATTCATCGATCTCTATAAAAATGAAGCAGGTAACATGGAATGGGTACCTCACGAAGAACAGAGATTAGAATCTTTGGGTCTCTGATTAACAAATGTGATTCACACtatatagagagaaagaaaagtgAGTAAAGTAAACCGAGAAAGATAGATTTTTTCTTCGTATTCAAATGGTGGAGAAATAGGCTTAGCTCCTTTCCTTGATCTGAACAATATTAAACTAACGGACCGACCGGACCCGGATCGAAATTTACCTACGACCCGAGAGATGACGTGGAGACCCGGTTTGCTGACGAAAGCTTCTGCGTTTGAGGCCCACCGCCAAACCACGAAATCGCGCGGTGGCCGCTTAAACAATGTAGCccaaaatgttaaattttttttggcaGTTGTTTCAGAGAAGAAAATGGGTTCGTCTATGGAGAGACTCCGCAGATCCCTGCCCTTCTCTCGTTTGTTCAGGTGCACCTTTCTTTCACTATTATAATATCTATCTTCTTTCATATGTAAAGTGTTGTGCTACATTTGTTAATGAATTTTGTGTCTAGTAAAAGTTTGAGCTCCTAGTGTTTTTTCTGATAAACTTGTTGATTTAACTGAGAATGATAGTATTTGCGATCTTTTGTTTCTGACTTTAAAGGTTTACAGAGGTAATCTTAGTGGGTATATGCTGGATCGGGAAATAACCGATCTTACAGAGCGAACACCCAATATTGATTCTTCCCCCTTTACTTTTCTTTCTATGTTCATCGACTCCTTGTTTTTCAGAAACTCAACAGAACTAGTATGATGTGCATTTTCAGACAATTAGAGAATGAGGTGGAGACTGTTATAAACGTACTACAACCTGGACCATTGGGAATTGTTGAACACAAGTTCACTGAACAGGAGATACAGCAGGCAAAGATTACAGTTAAGAGAGCAGTGAAGAACTGGAATATGAATGCTAAACTTGAGGGGAATGGTGGCATCTTGGAAGGCTATATTCACAAATGATGGAATAGATTCAGAAGGGTTGTGTTGTATTTCACTTTATTTGAATTCATTGACATTCTACTAAGAAGTTAGAACTATGCATGTTTGAATAAATTACATCCAGTTTTCTATCATGGTGTATATAGATGAGAGTTCCCAGGGTAGCTGCTATTTTGGCTTCATTCTCACAAGCTGTATCACATACTTTATTAGAATACAATTTTTCTTGAACATCATAAAGATAACTACAGTAGAATCCAATTGTCTATCACCCTATTTGAAATTTACATGTGGTGCTATGAATAAGTTTTTATTCTACATAAAACTCTTAACAGGTGCAGGGGAAAAACTCCTCAATATCAGTTTTCAACATGTTACTACTTGTTATGTGAAGGATAACCAAGGATATTTTGCATCTTGTTGTTATCTGAAGATCGCTAGCTTACTTTGCTCTGTTAAGGTTTACAACATACCTAGTGTTTGTCTGTTTGATTTGTAGAGTTGCTGATTGCTATAAAGCTATGATCATGACCAAGAAATTCAAAAGTAAGACTTGTTTTGTTTCAGATGGGGTGGGGAAGTCATTGATCTGTAAAGATCAATGTCCTTAATGGAATTACATCAACTTGGCTCGTGAAGCTGTTGGCTTATTAAACAATAGTTTCTGTTTTGTCTGCTTGTTAAGGTCTCAAGTTCCTTTGTATATGTATAACTAATTTCATTTGGGAAAATTACTAATTTCTTGAATACTAGGGCAAGCTATGCTGACGTTTCTTATTATGTaccttatttttatgttttttgagtTTGCACAAATCCAATTAACAGATTTCAAAATGAATTGATATGTTTATTAGCCAAAAAAGGATGACAACAGAACTCTGTTCTCGTTGGCTATCTTTCACAAGCAGTTGTTCACCTTCCTCTCTTTAACTACTATCAGGAAAGAGTGAAATTTTATGATCTTTATCATCTTCCCACCTTTGTCAAGAAATTTTATGATGGGTAATCTAATCTGCTACAAGGTAAAGAAGTCCATAGCTCAGAGGCGTCAGTGTATGGGTATTTTGTTGTCCtaatttattatctttcaaTACCCACATGTAGATCTGTTTCAGTAATTGCTCTACGTTCATTCTAACACTAATAATTGCTCCTTATACTTTTTTAGTCAATGATAATCGGGGAGACAACAAATGATCGTTATGAAAATTGTAGTGTTTTTACTCTGATGAAGAAATGGAAGGGCGTTTCCATCCTTTATGTTAATTAAGGATATatcagtttttttaatatttctttattgAATGTAACAGATGATCAAGGGTCATGATAATTCACACATATTGAATTCTCTTTAAAATAACATAGCTATCTCTTTATGGGTATCCATGAGGAGGAGGTACAGGATTCTTGCATATCAAAAACACATCAGCTGACATCAGATTTGCATTTTTAGATTCCTTTAGAGTATTGCATTCTCTCCCATCCTTTTATCTCTTATATGCTATTAAGCTATTGAACTATTAATAGTATGACCTCTTTtcttaaatattcaattttattaaccTGGGTcctgataaaaaaattatttgtaaactgACACCAAAACAAAATGATTGTATTGTTGATGCTCATATTACAATTTAACTGCTTCTACTATAATAACATTCTAATCCTTATACTTTCACAAGACTAATCCATGATAAGTTTATGTGCATTCAGTGCTTTCATTTGTTCATGCACTTTCTCTAGATTCTTGTAATTATTTTCATTCTGACAGGTACTATCCATGTCAAGTGGAATAAAATAGATAAACTCTTTGTCTTGTTTTTCACCTCAATTAATTGCTATGGCAACTAAATTCATCAATCAGTGAAGGAGAAGGAACAAAATTGGAGAAAAGAAGAGAACATAGAATAATGTGTGTATCAAACTTTTTTCacctttaatttgtttttcatatcGAGATTGTCTTGAGCTCTTCGATAGAGGAAAGGGACAAGATCTTTGATGTGATATCAATATTATGCAATAGACAAAGCCAAGAATATTGTCATGAGGTTGACTCTACAAGATTCTGATCAATCATGTGCACGTATCATGACTGGTGCATGCATGTTTAGCTTACTCTttccaaattaatattaatatttctttcCGAAAGTTGTCTTCTAGGCTGATGTGTTTACACAAGATTAGAAGAGAATATATCCTTCCTAGCACCTATCCACActcttaattatattagttataaaGTCAAGACTGTTCAGGTGTACGGAAACAACAGCAAATATGGATAATTGATTGTAGACTACGCGCCTACTTGTTTAAAACATGATGAGTCACCATAAAGCAAATCATTAGGCCAGTTTTTCTTATCCAAAGAAATATCTTTATGAGGTTCACTTTTTCTGGTTTTCATTCAAACAAATCCATCCCACACTTCTTCCAACTGCACCTATAAATATGGGGTGATGAAAGGCTAGAGTCACCAAAGACAGACCAACACAATATTTTACTTTGTGCTTTTATTACTTGTATTAATTTTCAAGTAGTTATTGTAATCTATAAGCTTATAGCATGGATAAGATTAAAGAGTTGGCATCAAGGAAGGCTGCAGTGATCATTACCAAGAGCTCTTGTTTTATGTGCTATAGTATTAAGACACTGTTTTATGAAATGGGTGCAAGTCCTGAAATCTATGAACTTGACAAAGAGGAAGGTGGGAGGGAAATAGAACGAGCCCTAAGGATGCTAGGATGTACCTCTGTCCCAGCTGTGTTTATTGGTGGTAAATTTATTGGGTCAGCTAAGGATGTCATCTCTCACCATGTTGACACCTCTCTCAAGCAAATGCTTATTGATGCCAAAGCTATTTGGTTCTAGTTGTAGTTAAACCTTTTGGTTCACTTGTAATTAGATTCCATCTAGGTTAGCATGAAACAATATCCGGTACCATGTTAAAATAACACGGTATCAAACGGGTTGTTCTTTCTTCCAAGTTTAGTGACTGGGTTTGTTGAAGAGGTCATTTTGGGGAAGGACAACCATGTAATAactgtttttttctttcttgtaCCATGTATTTTGGAAACTGAAAAGTAAAAAGGGAAATACAAAAATGTATAtctttttttacatgttttgcCATCTTACAAATTTTCTGTTCATTTTATTTGTCTTTGGTGAATTGGGAAAAAAAAAGGGATTTTCTAGCTTTTTCTGTTTTCGTTTTTACTCATCCTGCGTTTCAACAGAAAAGAGTTGATGTATTTTGAAGTTCTTTGTAGTGTTAATTTTCTTAAGAATTTACTATATGAAAAATACCTCCCTTacttttttattgaaaaatactTAGAATTAACTCTATTGAACACCCCTGCAGCAAGCTAAACTCAGGAGGCAAGgcgaagaaagaaaagaaaaatatgatttcCTTTGGAGAGAAAGATAACTGCTTGATTTATAATACATTAGGTGCCAAATGAGTCAGTTTGTAAAGTGCATATAATTAATTTCCATTTGAAATATCTCCTTGACTAGAAAAACCTCAATTTGTGTAACTTTCTTGTTGTCAGGCTTGAGTTCTCAACAAGTGAATATAGTCCAGAACTCCATTTGGTTTCATCCTAGTCATGGATAATTCACCAGATATCGGGTCCCTAAGCAGTGAAGATATACTACTGTCTAGTTACAATGGAATGCTACATCTGGATCATTGTGTAATTGCCACTACTTATCAGTATTTTACCAGAAGAAAGGTTTTTTGTTTTTCCTACGTTCACTTGCTACAGCCACATGTTATTGAATATTAAAGGAACAAAAGGTGACCATCATGCATGTCATGGAAAGCTGTTCCAATTGCTGAGTAGACTTATCGGGGCTATGATAATAACGGAAAGGAGATGCGAGAAACTTCTTGTTTCTTCGACCCAATTATTCCTCCATATAAAAAGAGAAGCAGTTTTTGGTCCACAAGGGTTCCCATGAAGCCACTATGAGGTAAGTAGGACATTATTGTTTATGTAGAATTTGGCTATAAGGGGATAGGTCCTACTTATTATATGTGATATGAAATAACAGCTTATTCCAATCTCCAATGATGTCTTGATTCTTCAAGTTGCATCATAATTATTGATTGGTTTGTTGAAATTATGATTTAGCTTGTgaaatttgaaaacaattatttcatctttatatttaatatatgtatatatattatatggcTACTCAAATTCAAATCTTATTCATGGATGGCTTTAACATGCAACATATGCATAAGGATAGGAATGTGATAGGTTCATTGACAATAGGTATCAATGACATGGTGTTACATATTCTTATGGGAAAAATGGCATAAAAAAATCTTTCTCAAAAGGGGTAAATATAAAACGACAAATATACCCATGAACTTCATTGTATTAATTGCAAAATTGCCCAATTTCATTAACagaaagaaggaagaagagaaaTTGTAATAGTTGGGCAATGTTTAACAAGGAAGAAGGGTATATTTGTCCATTTTTTAGAAAGCTCGTGTATAAACTAAAAGTACCCTTTTGTGGATTTTATAATTGGGGAAGATTGTTTCCAATATGTTTTATGGTTATAGATTTCATCTTGAAGTTTAGACACATGCAAATTCTTGATTCATGTATTCAATAAAagattatatcttttatatttttgaaaatgtaaaattttgCAATGGGCCTGCAATAGCATCTTCTATCATAACTGTTTTTACAATTCAGATCAGAgctgtcatatatatatatatatatatatatatatatatatatatatatatatatatatatatatatattatatataatgccTCCTATGCTCAGTCATGGGAAGGAATATAGTAAAGTTTGTGGGGCTCAGCAAGAGAGATAATGAAAATCACCGAAAGCATTACAACTTTGGGATCTCTCTTGCACAGAATATTTATGTTGGTGATCAGAGAATCCATCTGTCAATCTCACCTTTGGCAGAGTTTTCTTGAAGACtcacaaaataacaataaacCCTGACAATTGAACGAACAGAACAAATGGTGCCACCCTACACTCTGTGCTTACGCGTGTTCCCTGGACTGTGTTGGACCATCGGATCTCTTTGTTGGTCAAGCTATGAAGAAGATTATGAGAGGATTGAATGAATGCAGTCCGTAGATCAAAGGTGTTGAGAGATCTGTCTGGAATACTTATCTTGGAATTTGTTCAGTGTTTTGTGGAACAAACTCACCCGTCATGCAAAAGTGGCATCTAAATAAAGTTCAGCCAGTTTTATAAATAGAGTAGGAAAACGCAAGctgattttcaaataacaatTGACTTGTTATTTTTTCCTTAAGCAGAGTCCTccttatcatcatcatcatcatcctcctCCCCAATCCCCTTGGACTAAGCTTGATGGAAAAGATAAAGAGTCTGGCATCAGAAAAAGGGGTGGTGATCTTCAGTAAGAGTAGCTGTTGTATGTGTTATTCAGTTGCTGTCCTGTTTAATGACCTTGGAGTGAGGCCTGCAGTCCACGAGATAGACCATGACCCTGAAGGAAGGGAGATGGAGAGGGCCCTGGTGAAGCTCGGTTGCAGTGGGGCCGTGCCAGCAGTTTTCATAGACGGAAAGTTTGTGGGCTCGACTCAGGAAATCTTGTCCCTTCATCTCAGTGGCTCTCTCATGCCACTATTGAAGctatatgtttgaattttaacTAGCAAATAATTATTAGGGGACTGAGAATAagctttatatatatctatatatgtatgtattatCAGACTCTCCACTTCTTCTTATGCTTAGTGTTTATTACCACCATCACCACCCTGATTAAGACAAAAGAATCTGTGTCTTATTATTGCCTATGTGTTAATGAAATCaggtttattatataatatactatGGTTGGTTACCTTGTACTTGTgtatttttcttccttttttttcaatttgttttcaGCTTTATTGTATACTTATTTTACCCATATCGGAATTGCTTAGGGAACTACTCATTTATCCGATATCCACGCGTAGTATGTTGTATTGTATTATGTTGAGTGGTTGTCTCTTTTACTCTATTTGGTATTTATGTGTATGTTGTTACAAAATAGATTCATACTTTGAGGatcttgattttaattattgttaaatatCTTGTATATGTTATTTTTAGATTCAATCTAATCTAGGCTTagtcaaaatttaaatatatttaagtatcAACTAATATTGTAATATTCTTATTCAGTAGTTATTCTAATCAACTATGTATATGGAGAAATAAACTTACtcaaaataagaaatttaattaatttgtttgggACAACATTGTAATAGTGTTCTTTCTTCATCAACAAATGGAGATTTTTGAATGTAAAAGAGTCGGGCAGGGATAGTGGCTACCTTTGAAGAAAGTTGAATAAAAAGTGTTACAAATTATTCTGCATTCATGGATTCCTCCTCTCCTTTTATTATTCCATGTATAGACAGAGAGAGAGGTATCATATTCCTCtccttttatttctttatataatatacgtgaagatatatttatttttataaaaagaaaataaactttcaatagatatttttttttggttgtgGTTGTTTCAATTAAAGTATATCATTTCTCTCTTCACCTTTTATATTTGAGTTTGTGTTCATTCAGTTTTGCATATTGTTTAGCGGTTAACTCgttatttatatttgagttgatgttatattttattcgATGCAACATTCTATGTAACTTAATTATATTGGTTAGGGTGTTCATCGATTCGATTTTCGGGTTATTCAAGTTCTTTAGTTCGGGTTCTTCAATTCATTTTAGTCAATTTAAAAATCGAACCAAattcaaatcaattttaataaattcgaaccgaattctaatttaattttcgctttttaatatattatataatataataaaatatataattaaaataaataataataataaattaatttttaatttggttttcgagttgaaactcaattaaaaaacaaactaaaaattgtatttaaattcgaattggtttaaattttgattcgaaaactgaaaataaaattcgaacttggtgaatataattttaattgaatattcggtttaaactaaatattgaaCAATACCTTAGTATTTGTCCGTAAAATTTTCGTGGTGTACTACTATAGTCTATATacgtgtttttttattatatacactattttttcttagttataaaaggataataattttatatttgaagttttttattttattttcaaattatttttttcagatatTCTCTTATAAGTATGTATCTTTCTAATAATTGCATGAATTTCTCATTAGTTGGTCATAGGTCTAATATAGTTATTAATCCTttctatgatatttttttatgttgcaataatagataatttcattattgttcctaatatttgatagaaaatttactcatacaatttaatttatttgttctGTCTTCTCATTATTCTAGTCATAGAATTCAAATGATTTTGTTTGTAGAATgatattcaataaattataCGAATGCTTTGAttctcaattattattttaaatttta is drawn from Impatiens glandulifera chromosome 3, dImpGla2.1, whole genome shotgun sequence and contains these coding sequences:
- the LOC124929567 gene encoding uncharacterized protein LOC124929567 codes for the protein MGSSMERLRRSLPFSRLFRQLENEVETVINVLQPGPLGIVEHKFTEQEIQQAKITVKRAVKNWNMNAKLEGNGGILEGYIHK
- the LOC124929565 gene encoding glutaredoxin-C11-like, with the translated sequence MDKIKELASRKAAVIITKSSCFMCYSIKTLFYEMGASPEIYELDKEEGGREIERALRMLGCTSVPAVFIGGKFIGSAKDVISHHVDTSLKQMLIDAKAIWF
- the LOC124929566 gene encoding glutaredoxin-C13-like — encoded protein: MEKIKSLASEKGVVIFSKSSCCMCYSVAVLFNDLGVRPAVHEIDHDPEGREMERALVKLGCSGAVPAVFIDGKFVGSTQEILSLHLSGSLMPLLKLYV